The sequence GTTGACCTGCCCTCCCTCCCCTTGATACCCAATCTTCATTTCTCATCATTAAATTTTTACAGAGTTCTTGAAAGCTTCTCCAGTGTTTGCATATAAGAGTATCTCCACACATTCCCCCCGGCCCGCGCCATAGTGCTGTCGTCCACATTCGCCCAGCTTGGTCTTTGACACACTCATAGCAGTGCCTAACTTGCTGGCCTGGGGTGCCCAATCATTCTGGCTACCTAAAAACATCTCCAATCCCTCTGGCACCTGTgtgttctttgcttttccctTTGCAGAACATAGGCGATTTTATACCCTATTCTTGTCATCCAATAGCTTTGCACCCTCTATCTTGATCTCTCAACGGCTAGATATGTTAATAGAGAATTACGTGAATTTATAATTGTTTGCAGATCGAAGAATACATCCACTACGGGCCCCTGATTCATCTGTCTCACGCGTGCCTGGTCcaacttttcttttccttttgttttaCCAATCCCATAAATTCTGTGCTAGGAGGAGTGCATAAGCTCGCTATGGCTTCCATGCTGCATGCTTGTCCATACTGTGGGTATGAGACTGAAATCGTGAATGTGCTGCCTGCGTTTTCAGAGAATCCGCACTGCCAACGGGTATGGCCTCGAAAATTCTATGCCAACTATGCCAAGTGACTTTTCTGACAACATTTGCTTAGTGTGGGCTATCTGTCACTGAAGGCGATAGCAAGGTAGACAATgacctttcttctcttttcgcTCGTCAAATGACGGTGAACCATAGGCCTCAAGGCCTCACACCTATATGCCCAGCAACGCCCCCAACCCCTCGCTTTTCCAACCCGTCTACAGTTCCAGATGGCCCTCCGATCGCGTATAGCATAACTCAGCATTATCATCACTCCTCTCACCAGGCACGTATGGGACTCCAAAAATCGGATTCAGACATCGCAGGACCTTTAGAACAGCAGAAGCCTCCCGCTGGACGATACATGTCTTCCAGGGAAACGCTCTTGCGACATAACATCAACCCTGATACCCTCTTTCCTTCTCAGCTTGCGTTATTCGAACAAGCGGACCGGGAACAAAAGGCCCGGCTTGTTGAATTGTGGCAAATATCGCCCCCCAATTTTGGAAATCCATCGTCTCTTCAGCCTTTCGCCAATAATCTCCCTGCTCTTAGCACCCATGGCGCGGAATGCTCCCAACTCGACTCTTTTGGTAAGGCGCTTGATCCGCATAACGATGTTATGATGGATGAAGATAGTACCAATTCCTGCGATACCCATGCTGCTGAACCATACGTGGTTTCAGGTTATGAAATGCTGGCACAGAGGGAATATAATCTGCCCACGCAGCCTTCACTCCCCTTTCCCCAGGGAAACTCTCCCGCTGAAATTCCATCCAGCGCCACTTATAACCCTTCTACAGACCCTGTCTATAAAAGGGAGGATCGACAAGAAACCCAACCCATTGAGCACCAATACGGCGCGTTTGAAATGAAAAATTACTACATTGGGTGTGGGGTTGCGAGGGCTCATTGGCTTGAGGATCAACACTTCTTTTGAACTGTGGTTCTGGGGCTTTGGAACGCGCCGCTGACACGGTTCTGGGTAATTTAGCGTTTCGAGAGGCTGGGCCGCTTTCTGTCTTCGGGCTCCGCATCTTTGTCAGAGATATATCCATGCAGTTTTCAGTGAGCCGGAATGATGCCTTTATGGTTGACCCGCGTGCCATGTTGGGATTTCTTTGTCAGTTGTTTTgtttacccttttttttttttttttttttggagggCGGGGGGGTTTGGTTGGTGGGGTTTGAAATTGTATTATGAATTATGAGTATGTTCATGTTCACCAATACCCACACGCGGTCCACGTTGTTCTTCTGGATTTATTTTCAACTTCTTTCTGGTTTGAGCGGAAACTGCATCTCTACCGCTTTGAACCCTTATCACTTGATCAACTAAATTAATCATGGAAAGATTTGGCAAGGATTATTTACTATATCCTCTGTCAGAGATGATGATAAACAAAGATGCGCTGTCTTGGTCGCCACTGTCTTGGTTGCGTTCCTGAGTGGCGACTGCGGAGTCTCCAATATGTATTGTATATATCCCATATGGAGGAGCACCCATGTGTTAGATTGTCAATCACGGCTGCCCAGCACCATGCACATTAGAGCCTTGCTATGGAGTCTTTTCCCCAGTCCAGATAAAGTTCACCACCTGTATGCAGTCAAACGCAAGACAGACATACATAACCACAAGGTGCCATGTGACACAATACAGTTCAATACATGGGAGGGGGAATTTCTGGAAGAATGTACTTTCTTCTAAAATCCGTATGTACATATACATATGTAAGACAGATATATTCCACATTATAAGGCGAAATATGGGGAAGAAAAACcaagagagaaaaagcaTATCTCTGTATATGTCAAGGATTTAAATTGGACAGCTCATTAATCTTTAACAAATGAATACATGTCACTCTTTACTTGGCCTCAACATCATGTAGTTAGGCTTTGAGGAACAGGGAGAGTTGTCCCAAATGACTGCACTGTAAATTCTTGGGCCATAGTTGGGAAACTGTAGTAACCCAGGAAGGTCCTTGTAGCCATAGGAACAGtaaacaaaacaaaaccagTGACAATTATTATAATGGGCTGTTTCCTTCCTTCAATTGTGGCTCACCAGTGGAGTGTGTAAAGGTGTAGCGTCTCCAAGCTAAAGTAAAGGAGCCGTGTCTTAAAACAAATACATAGACCAGAAACGAGCGCGGTCATGACGATGTGACAaagttttcttcttcatcacCAGGATATAGGATACCATCCGGGGTATCCCCGCCTGGTGCTGTGGAGGGATGACCATAAAAAGGAATGTCTAACACGGTACACCGACGCGAAGGCACCATCTTTGATGGACTGTTCATTATCAGCAACTCAACCATCCAAAACCAAGACGGATAGGGCATACTAGGGTTTGTGGTTTCATCGCGACTAGTTTCAGCAGCTAGTCTGGTGGCCCCTTCTGTGGGCATGGGTAGAGCTGGCACTATGGCGGATATCGCAGCGACAGTAAAGATGAGAGCCACGAGCTTCATTGCTAGCGTCCCGTTGCTCTTTTATCGGCTCCCTTAAGGAGCGCGATAGGGCGAGGTCACTGGTGGTAGCCGGGGTTCTGAGATAGTCGTATCTTCAAGTAAAACTCCAAAGGGAAATAATGCATTCGCTTATATGGCCGAGTCTAAACAAGGTTGTCTGGAAAATTTGTGACCGTAGATGATATAGAAACCATAGATCAGTTGCAGCAAAGGAACTAGGTTCTGGAATGCATTCTGTGGGAGGGGTTCTGTTGACGCTCGCCTTGATATCACTGAACACCCCGGGTACAAACGAATAAATAATGCTATTCACACCTCAAAAGAGAGTGACGTGCAACGACATATCAAAGATGCTGAGCTTTGGTGAAAGGAGTAGGAATAGCAGTCATTTAGCGCCAATAGCGATTGATGGAATCCTGGAAGTTCCCGATCTCCAGAGGTAATGGGCGAGGGATATCAAGAGTTATAAGCTTAGGTATCAGGGACCCAAAGTGGCTTCTGGAGGGAGCCCTTCCCAGGCCGGTGGCTTTATGCCAGACAAACGCCCTGCTCTCTCCATTTGAACATGCAGAACCTTGCATCTTGGACTCGTACGCATCTTCCAAAACGGTATACAAAGAAGCCTTTCATTGAAGGCGGCATTTAGTATGTTAACCATGAAGAAGACGTGCCTTATTGACGGCTCTCCGAATTTGGGTATCAATAATGCAAGACAGGCAAGCTTTGACATTAGCGAACAATAAAAGTGCCGGCCG is a genomic window of Coccidioides posadasii str. Silveira chromosome 3, complete sequence containing:
- a CDS encoding uncharacterized protein (EggNog:ENOG410PQ99~COG:S~BUSCO:12706at33183), encoding MASMLHACPYCGYETEIVNVLPAFSENPHCQRCGLSVTEGDSKVDNDLSSLFARQMTVNHRPQGLTPICPATPPTPRFSNPSTVPDGPPIAYSITQHYHHSSHQARMGLQKSDSDIAGPLEQQKPPAGRYMSSRETLLRHNINPDTLFPSQLALFEQADREQKARLVELWQISPPNFGNPSSLQPFANNLPALSTHGAECSQLDSFGKALDPHNDVMMDEDSTNSCDTHAAEPYVVSGYEMLAQREYNLPTQPSLPFPQGNSPAEIPSSATYNPSTDPVYKREDRQETQPIEHQYGAFEMKNYYIGCGVARAHWLEDQHFF